A region from the Mya arenaria isolate MELC-2E11 chromosome 2, ASM2691426v1 genome encodes:
- the LOC128243927 gene encoding uncharacterized protein LOC128243927: MSEPLCCNTHGELVTALCVTHKDFLCTQCLIGNDHNTCERKVLAKLNTEKDKCFIKCITVRNQISCQENEVRKRMERVHSAKERLESEIDTTFDRLKEKLEEARRNTLQDLADAASKMNNNYKQRTEKIEGFRESVKAMFNFVDEGKIEGLKTRLENTELELLSTCAVPSDMKAKYSFDSRALQFLNGKDSCGELWFEEYDRYESINGENKNTEHYESEDFYTYKEAKTKRDISTTDGQDSPTSKSETPIPEVAELTKKKNHSYTLSEHSDIQKTPEFVEITLTSHGLVLSDSVNGVLVLSDNTDGKIRNVVKLPFTLECMTGVSTDKIAVLGKTETETCIRVYKSSLKGLKEKSNESFKIAEGSKCIGFDFDNKKKLFVVNFVDKLLFFKQNGKLNNTSALDNPFKMSDMKSVYDSEGNRVYTVCPSEKAWMCYSLQENKRLWIRAEKGERSDFSPSNLALHGNKLYIVSGRALLSLSMDTGESTSDKEIERKSLSILACYITDTNQAIVTTRSSEKTEALTVTFIQLD; the protein is encoded by the coding sequence ATGTCGGAGCCTCTATGTTGCAATACCCACGGGGAGTTAGTGACAGCATTATGTGTAACACATAAAGATTTTTTATGCACACAGTGCCTTATTGGTAATGATCACAATACTTGTGAGAGGAAAGTATTGGCAAAATTAAACACAGAGAAAGACAAATGTTTCATCAAGTGCATTACTGTACGTAATCAAATTTCATGTCAGGAAAACGAAGTCAGGAAGCGCATGGAAAGAGTACATTCAGCTAAGGAAAGATTGGAATCGGAGATAGACACTACATTTGACCGCCTGAAGGAAAAACTAGAAGAGGCGCGACGAAACACTCTTCAAGATTTAGCTGATGCTGCAagtaaaatgaacaataattacaaacaaagaACAGAAAAAATCGAAGGCTTCCGTGAAAGTGTAAAAgctatgtttaattttgtcGACGAAGGAAAGATTGAAGGATTGAAAACGCGGCTGGAGAATACTGAACTGGAATTGTTAAGCACATGCGCAGTTCCTTCTGAtatgaaagcaaaatattcgTTTGACAGCAGAGCATTACAATTTCTGAACGGCAAAGACAGCTGTGGTGAGCTATGGTTTGAAGAATACGATCGTTACGAGTCAATTAATGGCGAAAACAAGAACACCGAACATTACGAGTCTGAAGATTTCTACACGTACAAAGAAGCAAAAACAAAAAGAGATATATCCACAACAGATGGACAAGACAGCCCAACTTCCAAGAGCGAAACACCTATTCCTGAGGTGGCCGAACTTACAAAAAAGAAGAATCACAGTTACACTCTGTCTGAGCATTCTGATATTCAAAAAACACCTGAATTCGTTGAAATAACTTTAACATCACATGGCCTCGTATTGTCAGATTCTGTTAATGGCGTTCTTGTTCTTTCTGACAATACGGACGGGAAAATTAGGAATGTCGTGAAATTGCCTTTTACGCTTGAATGTATGACCGGTGTTTCAACAGATAAAATTGCTGTTCTGGGAAAAACTGAAACTGAGACATGTATTCGAGTTTATAAATCTAGCTTAAAGGGATTGAAAGAGAAATCGAACGAATCCTTCAAAATCGCCGAAGGATCAAAATGCATTGGatttgattttgacaataaaaaaaagttgtttgttgTCAATTTCGTTGACAAGTTATTGTTCTTCAAACAGAATGgcaaattaaataatacatcGGCACTCGACAATCCCTTTAAAATGAGCGACATGAAATCCGTCTATGACTCCGAAGGCAATCGCGTGTACACTGTGTGTCCTTCAGAGAAAGCTTGGATGTGCTATTCACTTCAGGAAAACAAGCGTCTTTGGATAAGGGCAGAGAAAGGAGAACGTTCAGACTTTTCACCAAGCAATCTAGCACTACATGGAAACAAGCTGTATATTGTAAGTGGACGAGCACTGTTATCATTATCGATGGACACTGGCGAATCTACTTCagataaagaaattgaaagaaaatctTTGTCGATTTTAGCCTGCTACATAACTGACACAAACCAGGCTATTGTGACGACAAGGTCATCTGAAAAGACAGAAGCACTTACTGTGACCTTCATACAGTTAGACTAA